A genomic segment from Cyprinus carpio isolate SPL01 chromosome A4, ASM1834038v1, whole genome shotgun sequence encodes:
- the LOC109065339 gene encoding epidermal growth factor receptor kinase substrate 8-like isoform X4, with translation MQSPDMNGYSGVTAQSSQMNGHRSLSPDVSAKKSGGKALYGTEGMYFLHTSTKHKKKEQRKNYTKNSINSLTETSQYHVEHLTTFVMDRKEAMLTIEDGIRKLRLLDAKGKVWTQDMILQVDGKAVSLIDHDSKNELENFPLGSIQHCQAVMSACSYDSILALVCKESSQGKPDLHLFQCDDIKANLIHVDIESAVSDHKGGKVKKRPEVLKMILKSDGTIPPPPGGPAPKPPEAVNQADAKSRVASWSAWTNEQQEHDPQRHYTELDGSPEMSAAQVDRDVQILNHILDDIEHFVTKLQKAAEAFNELSKRKKTKKSKKRGPGEGVLTLRAKPPSQDEFIDCFQKFKHAFNLLGKLKNHIQNPSAVDLVHFLFNPLRLVIQTSGGVDLAKSVIVPLLTREAIDFLHAAGSAEERHLWVTLGDGWTKCRLEWPKDHPFPPHTLCFRDGWEPPVLVSREQDVAQLAERLGAAQNEVQRPVDQLLVQDFPGADGNLEAHGRTQRNFAKSRYDFVARNNTELSVMKDEVVEVLDDRKQWWKVRNVTGASGYVPNNILEISRAVDVTGRGEPIYSHTIQLMMPKKEFELFKVNEFVCVCSFVLISCISSVYLPVCVCVCVCVSLIIFWGHICTQKWVKPPKTSF, from the exons ATGCAAAGTCCAGACATGAACGGATACAGCGGAGTCACAGCGCAGTCCTCGCAGATGAA cggtCACAGATCACTGTCTCCAGATGTTTCTGCCAAAAAGTCGGGTGGAAAAGCTCTGTACG GAACAGAAGGAATGTATTTCCTTCACACCTCCAccaaacacaaaaagaaag AGCAAAGGAAGAACTACACCAAAAACAGCATCAACAGCCTGACGGAGACGTCACAGTACCACGTGGAG CATCTGACCACGTTTGTGATGGACCGCAAGGAGGCGATGCTGACCATCGAGGACGGCATCAGGAAGCTGCGTCTGCTGGACGCTAAAGGGAAGGTGTGGACGCAGGACATGATCCTGCAGGTGGACGGGAAAGCCGTCAGCCTCATCGACCACGACAGCAAG aacgAGCTGGAGAACTTTCCTCTGGGCTCGATCCAGCACTGTCAGGCCGTGATGAGCGCCTGCAGCTACGACTCCATCCTGGCGCTGGTGTGTAAGGAGTCCAGCCAGGGCAAACCGGACCTGCACCTGTTCCAGTGCGACGACATCAAG GCCAATTTGATCCACGTGGACATCGAGAGCGCCGTCAGCGACCACAAGGGCGGGAAGGTCAAGAAGCGTCCGGAGGTGCTGAA AATGATCCTGAAGAGCGACGGGACCATCCCTCCGCCCCCAGGAGGCCCCGCCCCCAAGCCTCCAGAAGCTGTCAATCAAGCGGACGCCAAGAGCCGGGTGGCCAGTTGGTCTGCGTGGACCAATGAGCAGCAGGAAC ATGATCCACAGAGACATTACACAGAGCTGGATGGCTCTCCTGAGATGAGCGCAGCGCAAGTGGACAGAGATGTG CAAATCCTCAATCACATTCTGGACGACATCGAACACTTCGTCACCAAACTGCAGAAAGCCGCCGAGGCCTTTAATGAGCTCTCCAAACGCAAGAAAACCAAGAAGAGCAAAAAGAGAGGACCCGGAG AGGGAGTTTTGACGCTGAGAGCTAAACCTCCGTCTCAGGACGAGTTTATCGACTGTTTCCAGAAGTTTAAACACGCCTTCAACCTGCTG GGGAAGTTGAAGAACCACATTCAGAACCCCAGCGCTGTGGATCTGGTCCACTTCCTGTTCAATCCTCTCAGACTG gtgaTCCAGACGTCTGGAGGAGTGGATCTGGCTAAAAGCGTGATCGTTCCTCTCCTCACCAGAGAAGCCATCGACTTCCTGCACGCGGCGGGTTCGGCAGAGGAGAGACACCTGTGGGTCACGCTGGGAGACGGATGGACCAAATGCAG GTTGGAGTGGCCGAAGGATCACCCGTTTCCGCCGCACACGCTGTGTTTCCGAGACGGCTGGGAGCCGCCGGTGCTGGTGTCTCGTGAGCAGGACGTGGCTCAGCTGGCAGAGAGGCTCGGCGCGGCGCAGAACGAGGTTCAGAGACCTGTGGAC CAGCTGCTGGTCCAGGACTTCCCCGGCGCAGACGG GAACCTGGAGGCTCACGGCCGGACGCAGAGAAACTTTGCCAAATCTAGATACGACTTTGTGGCCAGAAACAACACTGAACTGTCTGTGATGAAAGACGAGGTGGTGGAG GTGCTGGATGACAGGAAGCAGTGGTGGAAGGTGCGTAACGTGACGGGCGCTTCGGGATACGTGCCAAACAACATCCTGGAGATCAGCAGGGCAGTGGACGTGACGGGCCGCGGGGAGCCCATCTACAGCCACACCAtacag CTAATGATGCCAAAAAAGGAATTTGAGTTGTTTAAGGTAaacgagtttgtgtgtgtgtgttcatttgttttgatttcctgCATTAGTTCAGTTTatctccctgtgtgtgtgtgtgtgtgtgtgtgtgtctccttaATCATATTTTGGGGACATATTTGTACACAGAAGTGGGTTAAGCCTCCCAAAACCTCCTTTTAG
- the LOC109065339 gene encoding epidermal growth factor receptor kinase substrate 8-like isoform X2 — MQSPDMNGYSGVTAQSSQMNGHRSLSPDVSAKKSGGKALYGTEGMYFLHTSTKHKKKEQRKNYTKNSINSLTETSQYHVEHLTTFVMDRKEAMLTIEDGIRKLRLLDAKGKVWTQDMILQVDGKAVSLIDHDSKNELENFPLGSIQHCQAVMSACSYDSILALVCKESSQGKPDLHLFQCDDIKANLIHVDIESAVSDHKGGKVKKRPEVLKMILKSDGTIPPPPGGPAPKPPEAVNQADAKSRVASWSAWTNEQQEHDPQRHYTELDGSPEMSAAQVDRDVQILNHILDDIEHFVTKLQKAAEAFNELSKRKKTKKSKKRGPGEGVLTLRAKPPSQDEFIDCFQKFKHAFNLLGKLKNHIQNPSAVDLVHFLFNPLRLVIQTSGGVDLAKSVIVPLLTREAIDFLHAAGSAEERHLWVTLGDGWTKCRLEWPKDHPFPPHTLCFRDGWEPPVLVSREQDVAQLAERLGAAQNEVQRPVDLLVQDFPGADGYGYSNTSYKRLHLLEQDMAVAAFKHAVSRHVDRNLEAHGRTQRNFAKSRYDFVARNNTELSVMKDEVVEVLDDRKQWWKVRNVTGASGYVPNNILEISRAVDVTGRGEPIYSHTIQLMMPKKEFELFKVNEFVCVCSFVLISCISSVYLPVCVCVCVCVSLIIFWGHICTQKWVKPPKTSF; from the exons ATGCAAAGTCCAGACATGAACGGATACAGCGGAGTCACAGCGCAGTCCTCGCAGATGAA cggtCACAGATCACTGTCTCCAGATGTTTCTGCCAAAAAGTCGGGTGGAAAAGCTCTGTACG GAACAGAAGGAATGTATTTCCTTCACACCTCCAccaaacacaaaaagaaag AGCAAAGGAAGAACTACACCAAAAACAGCATCAACAGCCTGACGGAGACGTCACAGTACCACGTGGAG CATCTGACCACGTTTGTGATGGACCGCAAGGAGGCGATGCTGACCATCGAGGACGGCATCAGGAAGCTGCGTCTGCTGGACGCTAAAGGGAAGGTGTGGACGCAGGACATGATCCTGCAGGTGGACGGGAAAGCCGTCAGCCTCATCGACCACGACAGCAAG aacgAGCTGGAGAACTTTCCTCTGGGCTCGATCCAGCACTGTCAGGCCGTGATGAGCGCCTGCAGCTACGACTCCATCCTGGCGCTGGTGTGTAAGGAGTCCAGCCAGGGCAAACCGGACCTGCACCTGTTCCAGTGCGACGACATCAAG GCCAATTTGATCCACGTGGACATCGAGAGCGCCGTCAGCGACCACAAGGGCGGGAAGGTCAAGAAGCGTCCGGAGGTGCTGAA AATGATCCTGAAGAGCGACGGGACCATCCCTCCGCCCCCAGGAGGCCCCGCCCCCAAGCCTCCAGAAGCTGTCAATCAAGCGGACGCCAAGAGCCGGGTGGCCAGTTGGTCTGCGTGGACCAATGAGCAGCAGGAAC ATGATCCACAGAGACATTACACAGAGCTGGATGGCTCTCCTGAGATGAGCGCAGCGCAAGTGGACAGAGATGTG CAAATCCTCAATCACATTCTGGACGACATCGAACACTTCGTCACCAAACTGCAGAAAGCCGCCGAGGCCTTTAATGAGCTCTCCAAACGCAAGAAAACCAAGAAGAGCAAAAAGAGAGGACCCGGAG AGGGAGTTTTGACGCTGAGAGCTAAACCTCCGTCTCAGGACGAGTTTATCGACTGTTTCCAGAAGTTTAAACACGCCTTCAACCTGCTG GGGAAGTTGAAGAACCACATTCAGAACCCCAGCGCTGTGGATCTGGTCCACTTCCTGTTCAATCCTCTCAGACTG gtgaTCCAGACGTCTGGAGGAGTGGATCTGGCTAAAAGCGTGATCGTTCCTCTCCTCACCAGAGAAGCCATCGACTTCCTGCACGCGGCGGGTTCGGCAGAGGAGAGACACCTGTGGGTCACGCTGGGAGACGGATGGACCAAATGCAG GTTGGAGTGGCCGAAGGATCACCCGTTTCCGCCGCACACGCTGTGTTTCCGAGACGGCTGGGAGCCGCCGGTGCTGGTGTCTCGTGAGCAGGACGTGGCTCAGCTGGCAGAGAGGCTCGGCGCGGCGCAGAACGAGGTTCAGAGACCTGTGGAC CTGCTGGTCCAGGACTTCCCCGGCGCAGACGGGTACGGCTACAGTAACACTTCTTACAAGCGTTTGCACCTGCTGGAGCAAGACATGGCCGTGGCTGCTTTTAAACACGCGGTCAGCCGTCATGTAGATAG GAACCTGGAGGCTCACGGCCGGACGCAGAGAAACTTTGCCAAATCTAGATACGACTTTGTGGCCAGAAACAACACTGAACTGTCTGTGATGAAAGACGAGGTGGTGGAG GTGCTGGATGACAGGAAGCAGTGGTGGAAGGTGCGTAACGTGACGGGCGCTTCGGGATACGTGCCAAACAACATCCTGGAGATCAGCAGGGCAGTGGACGTGACGGGCCGCGGGGAGCCCATCTACAGCCACACCAtacag CTAATGATGCCAAAAAAGGAATTTGAGTTGTTTAAGGTAaacgagtttgtgtgtgtgtgttcatttgttttgatttcctgCATTAGTTCAGTTTatctccctgtgtgtgtgtgtgtgtgtgtgtgtgtctccttaATCATATTTTGGGGACATATTTGTACACAGAAGTGGGTTAAGCCTCCCAAAACCTCCTTTTAG
- the LOC109065339 gene encoding epidermal growth factor receptor kinase substrate 8-like isoform X1 encodes MQSPDMNGYSGVTAQSSQMNGHRSLSPDVSAKKSGGKALYGTEGMYFLHTSTKHKKKEQRKNYTKNSINSLTETSQYHVEHLTTFVMDRKEAMLTIEDGIRKLRLLDAKGKVWTQDMILQVDGKAVSLIDHDSKNELENFPLGSIQHCQAVMSACSYDSILALVCKESSQGKPDLHLFQCDDIKANLIHVDIESAVSDHKGGKVKKRPEVLKMILKSDGTIPPPPGGPAPKPPEAVNQADAKSRVASWSAWTNEQQEHDPQRHYTELDGSPEMSAAQVDRDVQILNHILDDIEHFVTKLQKAAEAFNELSKRKKTKKSKKRGPGEGVLTLRAKPPSQDEFIDCFQKFKHAFNLLGKLKNHIQNPSAVDLVHFLFNPLRLVIQTSGGVDLAKSVIVPLLTREAIDFLHAAGSAEERHLWVTLGDGWTKCRLEWPKDHPFPPHTLCFRDGWEPPVLVSREQDVAQLAERLGAAQNEVQRPVDQLLVQDFPGADGYGYSNTSYKRLHLLEQDMAVAAFKHAVSRHVDRNLEAHGRTQRNFAKSRYDFVARNNTELSVMKDEVVEVLDDRKQWWKVRNVTGASGYVPNNILEISRAVDVTGRGEPIYSHTIQLMMPKKEFELFKVNEFVCVCSFVLISCISSVYLPVCVCVCVCVSLIIFWGHICTQKWVKPPKTSF; translated from the exons ATGCAAAGTCCAGACATGAACGGATACAGCGGAGTCACAGCGCAGTCCTCGCAGATGAA cggtCACAGATCACTGTCTCCAGATGTTTCTGCCAAAAAGTCGGGTGGAAAAGCTCTGTACG GAACAGAAGGAATGTATTTCCTTCACACCTCCAccaaacacaaaaagaaag AGCAAAGGAAGAACTACACCAAAAACAGCATCAACAGCCTGACGGAGACGTCACAGTACCACGTGGAG CATCTGACCACGTTTGTGATGGACCGCAAGGAGGCGATGCTGACCATCGAGGACGGCATCAGGAAGCTGCGTCTGCTGGACGCTAAAGGGAAGGTGTGGACGCAGGACATGATCCTGCAGGTGGACGGGAAAGCCGTCAGCCTCATCGACCACGACAGCAAG aacgAGCTGGAGAACTTTCCTCTGGGCTCGATCCAGCACTGTCAGGCCGTGATGAGCGCCTGCAGCTACGACTCCATCCTGGCGCTGGTGTGTAAGGAGTCCAGCCAGGGCAAACCGGACCTGCACCTGTTCCAGTGCGACGACATCAAG GCCAATTTGATCCACGTGGACATCGAGAGCGCCGTCAGCGACCACAAGGGCGGGAAGGTCAAGAAGCGTCCGGAGGTGCTGAA AATGATCCTGAAGAGCGACGGGACCATCCCTCCGCCCCCAGGAGGCCCCGCCCCCAAGCCTCCAGAAGCTGTCAATCAAGCGGACGCCAAGAGCCGGGTGGCCAGTTGGTCTGCGTGGACCAATGAGCAGCAGGAAC ATGATCCACAGAGACATTACACAGAGCTGGATGGCTCTCCTGAGATGAGCGCAGCGCAAGTGGACAGAGATGTG CAAATCCTCAATCACATTCTGGACGACATCGAACACTTCGTCACCAAACTGCAGAAAGCCGCCGAGGCCTTTAATGAGCTCTCCAAACGCAAGAAAACCAAGAAGAGCAAAAAGAGAGGACCCGGAG AGGGAGTTTTGACGCTGAGAGCTAAACCTCCGTCTCAGGACGAGTTTATCGACTGTTTCCAGAAGTTTAAACACGCCTTCAACCTGCTG GGGAAGTTGAAGAACCACATTCAGAACCCCAGCGCTGTGGATCTGGTCCACTTCCTGTTCAATCCTCTCAGACTG gtgaTCCAGACGTCTGGAGGAGTGGATCTGGCTAAAAGCGTGATCGTTCCTCTCCTCACCAGAGAAGCCATCGACTTCCTGCACGCGGCGGGTTCGGCAGAGGAGAGACACCTGTGGGTCACGCTGGGAGACGGATGGACCAAATGCAG GTTGGAGTGGCCGAAGGATCACCCGTTTCCGCCGCACACGCTGTGTTTCCGAGACGGCTGGGAGCCGCCGGTGCTGGTGTCTCGTGAGCAGGACGTGGCTCAGCTGGCAGAGAGGCTCGGCGCGGCGCAGAACGAGGTTCAGAGACCTGTGGAC CAGCTGCTGGTCCAGGACTTCCCCGGCGCAGACGGGTACGGCTACAGTAACACTTCTTACAAGCGTTTGCACCTGCTGGAGCAAGACATGGCCGTGGCTGCTTTTAAACACGCGGTCAGCCGTCATGTAGATAG GAACCTGGAGGCTCACGGCCGGACGCAGAGAAACTTTGCCAAATCTAGATACGACTTTGTGGCCAGAAACAACACTGAACTGTCTGTGATGAAAGACGAGGTGGTGGAG GTGCTGGATGACAGGAAGCAGTGGTGGAAGGTGCGTAACGTGACGGGCGCTTCGGGATACGTGCCAAACAACATCCTGGAGATCAGCAGGGCAGTGGACGTGACGGGCCGCGGGGAGCCCATCTACAGCCACACCAtacag CTAATGATGCCAAAAAAGGAATTTGAGTTGTTTAAGGTAaacgagtttgtgtgtgtgtgttcatttgttttgatttcctgCATTAGTTCAGTTTatctccctgtgtgtgtgtgtgtgtgtgtgtgtgtctccttaATCATATTTTGGGGACATATTTGTACACAGAAGTGGGTTAAGCCTCCCAAAACCTCCTTTTAG
- the LOC109065339 gene encoding epidermal growth factor receptor kinase substrate 8-like isoform X5 produces the protein MQSPDMNGYSGVTAQSSQMNGHRSLSPDVSAKKSGGKALYGTEGMYFLHTSTKHKKKEQRKNYTKNSINSLTETSQYHVEHLTTFVMDRKEAMLTIEDGIRKLRLLDAKGKVWTQDMILQVDGKAVSLIDHDSKNELENFPLGSIQHCQAVMSACSYDSILALVCKESSQGKPDLHLFQCDDIKANLIHVDIESAVSDHKGGKVKKRPEVLKMILKSDGTIPPPPGGPAPKPPEAVNQADAKSRVASWSAWTNEQQEHDPQRHYTELDGSPEMSAAQVDRDVQILNHILDDIEHFVTKLQKAAEAFNELSKRKKTKKSKKRGPGEGVLTLRAKPPSQDEFIDCFQKFKHAFNLLGKLKNHIQNPSAVDLVHFLFNPLRLVIQTSGGVDLAKSVIVPLLTREAIDFLHAAGSAEERHLWVTLGDGWTKCRLEWPKDHPFPPHTLCFRDGWEPPVLVSREQDVAQLAERLGAAQNEVQRPVDLLVQDFPGADGNLEAHGRTQRNFAKSRYDFVARNNTELSVMKDEVVEVLDDRKQWWKVRNVTGASGYVPNNILEISRAVDVTGRGEPIYSHTIQLMMPKKEFELFKVNEFVCVCSFVLISCISSVYLPVCVCVCVCVSLIIFWGHICTQKWVKPPKTSF, from the exons ATGCAAAGTCCAGACATGAACGGATACAGCGGAGTCACAGCGCAGTCCTCGCAGATGAA cggtCACAGATCACTGTCTCCAGATGTTTCTGCCAAAAAGTCGGGTGGAAAAGCTCTGTACG GAACAGAAGGAATGTATTTCCTTCACACCTCCAccaaacacaaaaagaaag AGCAAAGGAAGAACTACACCAAAAACAGCATCAACAGCCTGACGGAGACGTCACAGTACCACGTGGAG CATCTGACCACGTTTGTGATGGACCGCAAGGAGGCGATGCTGACCATCGAGGACGGCATCAGGAAGCTGCGTCTGCTGGACGCTAAAGGGAAGGTGTGGACGCAGGACATGATCCTGCAGGTGGACGGGAAAGCCGTCAGCCTCATCGACCACGACAGCAAG aacgAGCTGGAGAACTTTCCTCTGGGCTCGATCCAGCACTGTCAGGCCGTGATGAGCGCCTGCAGCTACGACTCCATCCTGGCGCTGGTGTGTAAGGAGTCCAGCCAGGGCAAACCGGACCTGCACCTGTTCCAGTGCGACGACATCAAG GCCAATTTGATCCACGTGGACATCGAGAGCGCCGTCAGCGACCACAAGGGCGGGAAGGTCAAGAAGCGTCCGGAGGTGCTGAA AATGATCCTGAAGAGCGACGGGACCATCCCTCCGCCCCCAGGAGGCCCCGCCCCCAAGCCTCCAGAAGCTGTCAATCAAGCGGACGCCAAGAGCCGGGTGGCCAGTTGGTCTGCGTGGACCAATGAGCAGCAGGAAC ATGATCCACAGAGACATTACACAGAGCTGGATGGCTCTCCTGAGATGAGCGCAGCGCAAGTGGACAGAGATGTG CAAATCCTCAATCACATTCTGGACGACATCGAACACTTCGTCACCAAACTGCAGAAAGCCGCCGAGGCCTTTAATGAGCTCTCCAAACGCAAGAAAACCAAGAAGAGCAAAAAGAGAGGACCCGGAG AGGGAGTTTTGACGCTGAGAGCTAAACCTCCGTCTCAGGACGAGTTTATCGACTGTTTCCAGAAGTTTAAACACGCCTTCAACCTGCTG GGGAAGTTGAAGAACCACATTCAGAACCCCAGCGCTGTGGATCTGGTCCACTTCCTGTTCAATCCTCTCAGACTG gtgaTCCAGACGTCTGGAGGAGTGGATCTGGCTAAAAGCGTGATCGTTCCTCTCCTCACCAGAGAAGCCATCGACTTCCTGCACGCGGCGGGTTCGGCAGAGGAGAGACACCTGTGGGTCACGCTGGGAGACGGATGGACCAAATGCAG GTTGGAGTGGCCGAAGGATCACCCGTTTCCGCCGCACACGCTGTGTTTCCGAGACGGCTGGGAGCCGCCGGTGCTGGTGTCTCGTGAGCAGGACGTGGCTCAGCTGGCAGAGAGGCTCGGCGCGGCGCAGAACGAGGTTCAGAGACCTGTGGAC CTGCTGGTCCAGGACTTCCCCGGCGCAGACGG GAACCTGGAGGCTCACGGCCGGACGCAGAGAAACTTTGCCAAATCTAGATACGACTTTGTGGCCAGAAACAACACTGAACTGTCTGTGATGAAAGACGAGGTGGTGGAG GTGCTGGATGACAGGAAGCAGTGGTGGAAGGTGCGTAACGTGACGGGCGCTTCGGGATACGTGCCAAACAACATCCTGGAGATCAGCAGGGCAGTGGACGTGACGGGCCGCGGGGAGCCCATCTACAGCCACACCAtacag CTAATGATGCCAAAAAAGGAATTTGAGTTGTTTAAGGTAaacgagtttgtgtgtgtgtgttcatttgttttgatttcctgCATTAGTTCAGTTTatctccctgtgtgtgtgtgtgtgtgtgtgtgtgtctccttaATCATATTTTGGGGACATATTTGTACACAGAAGTGGGTTAAGCCTCCCAAAACCTCCTTTTAG
- the LOC109065339 gene encoding epidermal growth factor receptor kinase substrate 8-like isoform X3 has translation MQSPDMNGYSGVTAQSSQMNGHRSLSPDVSAKKSGGKALYEQRKNYTKNSINSLTETSQYHVEHLTTFVMDRKEAMLTIEDGIRKLRLLDAKGKVWTQDMILQVDGKAVSLIDHDSKNELENFPLGSIQHCQAVMSACSYDSILALVCKESSQGKPDLHLFQCDDIKANLIHVDIESAVSDHKGGKVKKRPEVLKMILKSDGTIPPPPGGPAPKPPEAVNQADAKSRVASWSAWTNEQQEHDPQRHYTELDGSPEMSAAQVDRDVQILNHILDDIEHFVTKLQKAAEAFNELSKRKKTKKSKKRGPGEGVLTLRAKPPSQDEFIDCFQKFKHAFNLLGKLKNHIQNPSAVDLVHFLFNPLRLVIQTSGGVDLAKSVIVPLLTREAIDFLHAAGSAEERHLWVTLGDGWTKCRLEWPKDHPFPPHTLCFRDGWEPPVLVSREQDVAQLAERLGAAQNEVQRPVDQLLVQDFPGADGYGYSNTSYKRLHLLEQDMAVAAFKHAVSRHVDRNLEAHGRTQRNFAKSRYDFVARNNTELSVMKDEVVEVLDDRKQWWKVRNVTGASGYVPNNILEISRAVDVTGRGEPIYSHTIQLMMPKKEFELFKVNEFVCVCSFVLISCISSVYLPVCVCVCVCVSLIIFWGHICTQKWVKPPKTSF, from the exons ATGCAAAGTCCAGACATGAACGGATACAGCGGAGTCACAGCGCAGTCCTCGCAGATGAA cggtCACAGATCACTGTCTCCAGATGTTTCTGCCAAAAAGTCGGGTGGAAAAGCTCTGTACG AGCAAAGGAAGAACTACACCAAAAACAGCATCAACAGCCTGACGGAGACGTCACAGTACCACGTGGAG CATCTGACCACGTTTGTGATGGACCGCAAGGAGGCGATGCTGACCATCGAGGACGGCATCAGGAAGCTGCGTCTGCTGGACGCTAAAGGGAAGGTGTGGACGCAGGACATGATCCTGCAGGTGGACGGGAAAGCCGTCAGCCTCATCGACCACGACAGCAAG aacgAGCTGGAGAACTTTCCTCTGGGCTCGATCCAGCACTGTCAGGCCGTGATGAGCGCCTGCAGCTACGACTCCATCCTGGCGCTGGTGTGTAAGGAGTCCAGCCAGGGCAAACCGGACCTGCACCTGTTCCAGTGCGACGACATCAAG GCCAATTTGATCCACGTGGACATCGAGAGCGCCGTCAGCGACCACAAGGGCGGGAAGGTCAAGAAGCGTCCGGAGGTGCTGAA AATGATCCTGAAGAGCGACGGGACCATCCCTCCGCCCCCAGGAGGCCCCGCCCCCAAGCCTCCAGAAGCTGTCAATCAAGCGGACGCCAAGAGCCGGGTGGCCAGTTGGTCTGCGTGGACCAATGAGCAGCAGGAAC ATGATCCACAGAGACATTACACAGAGCTGGATGGCTCTCCTGAGATGAGCGCAGCGCAAGTGGACAGAGATGTG CAAATCCTCAATCACATTCTGGACGACATCGAACACTTCGTCACCAAACTGCAGAAAGCCGCCGAGGCCTTTAATGAGCTCTCCAAACGCAAGAAAACCAAGAAGAGCAAAAAGAGAGGACCCGGAG AGGGAGTTTTGACGCTGAGAGCTAAACCTCCGTCTCAGGACGAGTTTATCGACTGTTTCCAGAAGTTTAAACACGCCTTCAACCTGCTG GGGAAGTTGAAGAACCACATTCAGAACCCCAGCGCTGTGGATCTGGTCCACTTCCTGTTCAATCCTCTCAGACTG gtgaTCCAGACGTCTGGAGGAGTGGATCTGGCTAAAAGCGTGATCGTTCCTCTCCTCACCAGAGAAGCCATCGACTTCCTGCACGCGGCGGGTTCGGCAGAGGAGAGACACCTGTGGGTCACGCTGGGAGACGGATGGACCAAATGCAG GTTGGAGTGGCCGAAGGATCACCCGTTTCCGCCGCACACGCTGTGTTTCCGAGACGGCTGGGAGCCGCCGGTGCTGGTGTCTCGTGAGCAGGACGTGGCTCAGCTGGCAGAGAGGCTCGGCGCGGCGCAGAACGAGGTTCAGAGACCTGTGGAC CAGCTGCTGGTCCAGGACTTCCCCGGCGCAGACGGGTACGGCTACAGTAACACTTCTTACAAGCGTTTGCACCTGCTGGAGCAAGACATGGCCGTGGCTGCTTTTAAACACGCGGTCAGCCGTCATGTAGATAG GAACCTGGAGGCTCACGGCCGGACGCAGAGAAACTTTGCCAAATCTAGATACGACTTTGTGGCCAGAAACAACACTGAACTGTCTGTGATGAAAGACGAGGTGGTGGAG GTGCTGGATGACAGGAAGCAGTGGTGGAAGGTGCGTAACGTGACGGGCGCTTCGGGATACGTGCCAAACAACATCCTGGAGATCAGCAGGGCAGTGGACGTGACGGGCCGCGGGGAGCCCATCTACAGCCACACCAtacag CTAATGATGCCAAAAAAGGAATTTGAGTTGTTTAAGGTAaacgagtttgtgtgtgtgtgttcatttgttttgatttcctgCATTAGTTCAGTTTatctccctgtgtgtgtgtgtgtgtgtgtgtgtgtctccttaATCATATTTTGGGGACATATTTGTACACAGAAGTGGGTTAAGCCTCCCAAAACCTCCTTTTAG